A region from the Triticum aestivum cultivar Chinese Spring chromosome 3D, IWGSC CS RefSeq v2.1, whole genome shotgun sequence genome encodes:
- the LOC123079594 gene encoding U-box domain-containing protein 16 gives MAKPRAVVTTACASASAAPSTSYASAFLPPPPSPSDGDLLRSLHRLARDLSAADAPAPFLRAAFASVSRRARLLAAAFDDLLLCAAGEGDLPRSASLCLREVLLVLQRFKAVVADCAARSRTLLLLQSDETDAELRDLHHDLATLLDLLPVVELGLADDVMDLLALASRQCRRCASAAEPEPALKTTVLSLIEEIEREIVPERERLEEILEEVGINDPASCSDEIESLEREIGDRASERWTAAMIALVGLLRYAKCVLFSATPRPSDSKADVDVEDDGESPAPPPDLRCPISLDLMRDPVVAASGQTYDRESIDRWFSSGKSTCPKTGQVLANLELVPNKSLKNLISKWCRENGVAMEVCEASKSEQAQAVAANKAALEVARMTASYLVKKLSVSFSPDAANRVVHEIRLLSKSGSDNRAFVGEAGAVPMLVPLLYSEDAGLQLNAVTALLNLSILEANKKRIMHADGAVEAVTHIMSSGTTWRAKENAAAAVLSLASVHTYRRRLGRNPSVVEKLVHLVRTGPTSTKKDALAALLSLAGERENVGKLVEAGVAEAALSAISDEETAAAVLAALAKRGGAEAIVSIDGAVARLVAEMRRGTEWARESATAALVLLCRRLGARAVTQVMGVAGVEWAIWELMGTGTDRARRKAASLGRICRRWAAASAADGERGAECPASSVVPPAMMAS, from the coding sequence ATGGCCAAGCCGAGAGCGGTGGTGACCACCGCctgcgcctccgcctccgccgcgccgtcGACGTCCTACGCGTCGGCGTTCctgccgccgcccccgtcgccgtccgaCGGCGACCTGCTCCGCTCGCTGCACCGCCTGGCGCGCGACCTCTCGGCCGCCGACGCGCCCGCGCCCTTCCTGCGCGCCGCGTTCGCGTCCGTCTCCCGCCGCGCCAGGCtgctcgccgccgccttcgacgACCTGCTGCTGTGCGCGGCGGGCGAGGGCGACCTGCCGCGCTCGGCCTCGCTGTGCCTGCGCGAGGTGCTGCTCGTGCTGCAGCGCTTCAAGGCCGTGGTGGCCGACTGCGCCGCGCGGAGCcggacgctgctgctgctgcagtccGACGAGACGGACGCCGAGCTGCGCGACCTGCACCACGACCTCGCCACCCTGCTCGACCTCCTGCCCGTCGTCGAGCTGGGACTCGCCGACGACGTCATGGACCTGCTCGCCCTCGCCTCGCGCCAGTGCCGCCGCTGCGCGTCCGCCGCCGAGCCGGAGCCGGCGCTCAAGACCACCGTGCTGTCGCTGATCGAGGAGATCGAGCGGGAGATCGTGCCGGAGCGGGAGAGGCTGGAGGAGATCCTGGAAGAGGTTGGCATCAACGACCCGGCCAGCTGCAGCGACGAGATCGAGAGCCTCGAGCGGGAGATCGGCGACCGAGCGTCCGAGAGATGGACTGCCGCCATGATCGCCCTCGTCGGCCTCCTCCGGTACGCCAAGTGCGTCCTGTTCAGTGCCACGCCCCGGCCTTCGGATTCCAAGGCGGACGTCGATGTCGAAGACGACGGGGAATCCCCGGCGCCGCCACCGGACCTGCGGTGCCCCATCTCCCTCGATCTAATGCGCGACCCAGTCGTCGCCGCTAGCGGTCAGACGTACGACCGCGAGTCGATCGACCGGTGGTTCAGCTCCGGCAAGTCAACGTGCCCCAAGACGGGGCAGGTCTTGGCCAATCTGGAGCTGGTGCCCAACAAGTCCCTCAAGAACCTCATCTCCAAGTGGTGCCGGGAGAACGGCGTGGCCATGGAGGTCTGCGAGGCCAGCAAGAGCGAGCAGGCCCAGGCGGTGGCCGCGAACAAGGCGGCGCTCGAGGTGGCGCGCATGACGGCGTCGTATCTGGTGAAGAAGCTCTCCGTGTCCTTCTCCCCTGACGCGGCCAACCGCGTGGTGCACGAGATCCGGCTGCTCTCCAAGTCCGGCTCGGACAACCGCGCGTTCGTCGGCGAGGCCGGAGCCGTGCCGATGCTGGTGCCCCTGCTCTACTCCGAGGACGCCGGGCTCCAGCTCAACGCCGTGACCGCGCTGCTCAACCTCTCCATCCTCGAGGCCAACAAGAAGCGCATCATGCACGCCGACGGCGCCGTCGAGGCGGTGACCCACATCATGAGCTCCGGCACGACGTGGCGCGCCAAGGAGAACGCCGCGGCGGCCGTGCTCAGCCTGGCGTCCGTCCACACGTACCGCCGCAGGCTCGGCCGGAACCCGTCCGTCGTGGAAAAGCTGGTCCATCTCGTGCGCACCGGGCCCACGAGCACGAAGAAGGACGCGCTGGCGGCGCTGCTGTCGCTGGCGGGCGAGAGGGAGAACGTGGGGAAGCTGGTGGAAGCCGGCGTGGCCGAGGCGGCGCTGTCGGCCATCAGCGACGAGGAGACGGCCGCGGCGGTGCTGGCGGCATTGGCCAAGCGAGGGGGCGCGGAGGCGATCGTCAGCATCGACGGCGCCGTGGCGCGGCTGGTGGCCGAGATGAGGCGCGGCACGGAGTGGGCCCGGGAgtcggcgacggcggcgctggTGCTGCTGTGCCGGCGGCTGGGCGCGCGGGCCGTGACGCAGGTGATGGGCGTGGCCGGCGTGGAGTGGGCGATCTGGGAGCTGATGGGCACCGGCACGGACCGCGCCAGGCGGAAGGCGGCGTCGCTGGGCAGGATCTGCCGGCGGtgggcggccgcctccgccgccgacggggAGCGCGGCGCCGAGTGCCCCGCCTCCAGCGTGGTGCCGCCGGCCATGATGGCCTCGTAG